The Mucilaginibacter terrenus genome has a segment encoding these proteins:
- a CDS encoding calcineurin-like phosphoesterase C-terminal domain-containing protein — translation MNRRSFIQSVAILTGGAFIALNNQAFADANDKVKGRVTNGKNGVKGVVMSDGYSVVSTDADGYYEITPNTRAKSIFMSTPAGYAFKTDYSLAKQYEKLDSGHFDFKLEQLRKNDNNHHFIIWADPQVKNKKDVAQMMETSVPDTNRTIRALGKDALVHGICVGDLVWDNHELFADYNAAVEQMGIPFFQVLGNHDMDYRQGGDETSDVTFKQNYGPTYYSFNRGKAHYVVLDDVRYLGTERNYDGYITEEQLAWLKQDLQYVQKDNLLIINLHIPVFNQVKNNKDFYAVLDGFKNVHIMSGHTHYHANNVAGNIYEHNHGTVCGAWWTGPICCDGTPRGYGVYEVNGTELKWYYKSTGLPAEHQISLYVNKLTDQTRLIANIWNYDPKWKVEYFLDGQSKGELGKEIGYDPLSVTLYKGEDMPVSRHFVEPVQTDHLFVAHFAPSVKKIKVVATDRFGKTYSSEMEVN, via the coding sequence ATGAACAGAAGAAGTTTTATACAAAGTGTTGCCATACTTACTGGTGGCGCATTCATAGCATTAAACAACCAGGCTTTTGCTGATGCCAACGACAAAGTTAAGGGAAGGGTAACAAACGGTAAAAACGGCGTGAAAGGTGTAGTTATGTCTGATGGTTATAGTGTAGTATCCACTGATGCAGATGGGTATTACGAAATAACACCGAACACCAGAGCCAAGAGTATATTTATGAGTACCCCGGCGGGTTATGCCTTTAAAACAGATTACAGTCTGGCTAAGCAATACGAGAAATTAGATAGCGGACATTTTGATTTTAAACTCGAACAGTTGAGAAAGAATGATAACAATCATCATTTTATAATCTGGGCCGACCCGCAGGTCAAAAACAAAAAAGATGTAGCGCAGATGATGGAAACATCAGTACCGGACACCAATCGTACTATCCGCGCATTAGGGAAAGATGCACTGGTGCATGGTATCTGTGTGGGCGATTTGGTTTGGGATAATCACGAGCTATTTGCCGACTACAATGCCGCAGTAGAACAAATGGGAATCCCGTTCTTTCAGGTGCTTGGTAACCATGACATGGATTACCGACAGGGTGGTGATGAAACATCTGACGTTACGTTCAAGCAAAATTATGGCCCAACCTATTATTCTTTCAACAGGGGTAAGGCACATTATGTGGTATTGGATGACGTACGTTACCTTGGCACCGAGCGCAACTATGATGGTTATATTACGGAGGAGCAGCTCGCATGGCTTAAGCAAGACCTACAGTATGTTCAAAAAGATAATTTGCTCATCATCAACCTGCACATCCCGGTGTTCAACCAGGTAAAGAATAATAAAGATTTCTATGCAGTGCTGGATGGTTTTAAAAATGTACACATCATGTCGGGCCACACACATTACCACGCCAATAATGTCGCCGGCAACATATACGAGCATAACCACGGCACTGTTTGCGGTGCCTGGTGGACCGGGCCTATATGTTGTGACGGTACCCCAAGGGGCTATGGCGTTTACGAGGTGAACGGTACCGAACTTAAATGGTACTACAAATCTACCGGCTTACCTGCCGAGCACCAGATCAGCCTTTATGTAAATAAGCTTACAGATCAAACACGCCTGATAGCTAACATTTGGAATTACGACCCAAAGTGGAAGGTCGAGTACTTTTTAGACGGTCAGTCAAAAGGTGAACTAGGAAAAGAGATCGGCTACGATCCATTATCCGTGACCCTATACAAGGGGGAAGATATGCCCGTCAGCAGGCACTTTGTAGAGCCCGTACAAACCGACCATCTTTTTGTAGCTCATTTCGCACCTTCCGTAAAGAAGATAAAAGTAGTAGCCACAGATCGGTTCGGGAAAACTTATTCTAGCGAAATGGAAGTTAACTAA
- a CDS encoding plasmid mobilization protein produces the protein MSRPKVQEGHKRSYRNVIRLTREEQERINQSAEACGLPVYLLIRQRLLSGKYPEPRLAKLDVQVYLELRKIGVNINQLAKRVNSGKWAAGISATLERLLHQQEIIRHLVK, from the coding sequence ATGAGCAGGCCAAAGGTACAGGAGGGGCATAAACGCAGTTACAGGAACGTGATCCGGCTGACGCGTGAAGAGCAGGAGCGGATCAACCAGTCAGCAGAAGCCTGCGGCCTGCCGGTGTACCTGCTGATCCGTCAGCGGCTGCTCAGCGGGAAATACCCGGAGCCCAGGCTGGCGAAGCTAGATGTGCAGGTCTACCTGGAGCTTAGGAAAATCGGCGTGAACATCAACCAGCTCGCAAAACGGGTGAACTCGGGGAAATGGGCGGCAGGCATATCCGCGACGCTGGAACGCCTGCTTCACCAGCAGGAGATCATCAGGCACCTGGTGAAATGA
- a CDS encoding YihY/virulence factor BrkB family protein, with protein sequence MKWAHRFLSRFKFYQYFTDWMKSVYIPGFRPLPLYTVVVFFIEEIQKTSLTNRAAALAYNFMLALFPAIIFLFTLIPYIPVRNFQDDLLSVFAQIMPTNAYLAFQNTIVEIIKNQNGKLLSLGFATALYFATNGVSNLMQAFNKSSLILETRTWLKRRLVALLLTIVISISLLVAIVIMIAGQAVINFIKDKFHGQSDLWSYPIALLKWIIVLVIFFVSVSLLYRYGPSNKRKWNFINPGSILATALAILTSIGFTYYTNNFSSYNKVYGSIGTLIVVMIYLYLNSLILLIGFELNASVDLSKRTIRIVKPRFNTFRSQKAIENQKQNIAKQ encoded by the coding sequence ATGAAATGGGCGCACCGCTTTTTAAGCCGTTTTAAGTTCTATCAGTACTTTACGGATTGGATGAAATCCGTTTACATTCCCGGCTTTCGCCCGTTGCCGCTTTATACCGTTGTGGTATTCTTTATAGAGGAAATACAAAAAACATCATTAACCAACCGCGCCGCAGCACTGGCCTACAACTTTATGCTGGCTCTGTTTCCTGCAATCATATTTTTATTTACCCTAATTCCTTATATCCCAGTCCGTAATTTTCAGGACGACCTGCTTAGTGTTTTCGCACAGATAATGCCTACAAACGCTTATCTGGCCTTTCAGAACACGATTGTAGAGATCATCAAGAACCAAAACGGTAAATTACTTTCTTTAGGTTTTGCTACAGCGCTGTACTTCGCTACAAACGGTGTTAGCAACCTTATGCAGGCATTCAATAAGTCATCGCTGATACTGGAAACGCGCACGTGGTTGAAACGTCGCCTGGTAGCTCTTTTGCTTACTATTGTTATAAGTATATCGTTGCTTGTAGCTATAGTAATTATGATTGCCGGACAAGCGGTAATAAACTTTATTAAAGACAAGTTTCACGGCCAATCTGATCTTTGGTCATACCCAATCGCTTTGTTAAAGTGGATCATTGTGTTGGTAATCTTTTTTGTTAGCGTGAGCCTTTTATACAGGTATGGCCCCTCTAACAAACGTAAGTGGAATTTTATTAATCCCGGTTCTATTTTAGCTACAGCGCTGGCAATACTTACTTCTATCGGGTTTACTTACTACACTAACAACTTCTCGTCTTACAACAAGGTATATGGATCTATCGGAACCCTCATTGTAGTGATGATCTATCTTTATCTAAACTCGCTGATTTTACTGATCGGGTTCGAATTAAACGCTAGTGTTGATCTTTCCAAGCGTACGATTCGCATTGTAAAACCTCGATTTAATACCTTTCGCAGCCAAAAAGCTATTGAAAATCAAAAGCAAAACATTGCTAAACAGTAG
- a CDS encoding acyl-CoA thioesterase, with amino-acid sequence MLKHATQVRVRYGETDQMGYMYYGNYAEFFEVGRVEMLRSLGMTYSWMEASGVMMPVLEMHSKYLKPALYDELITVSVTLEKMPGVKIHFKYELFNEKEQLIHVGDTLLAFVNMKTNRPCLPPQDFLDKVKPFFSEI; translated from the coding sequence ATGCTTAAGCACGCTACACAAGTAAGGGTACGCTACGGCGAAACCGACCAGATGGGTTATATGTACTACGGCAACTACGCTGAGTTTTTTGAAGTCGGCCGCGTGGAAATGCTGCGTAGCCTGGGTATGACCTACAGTTGGATGGAGGCGTCCGGGGTAATGATGCCGGTTTTGGAAATGCATTCCAAATACCTCAAGCCGGCGTTGTATGATGAACTGATAACCGTAAGCGTTACCCTTGAGAAGATGCCGGGCGTAAAGATTCACTTTAAATACGAGTTGTTTAATGAGAAAGAACAACTAATTCACGTTGGCGACACGCTACTGGCTTTTGTAAACATGAAAACGAATCGCCCCTGCCTGCCACCGCAAGATTTTCTGGATAAAGTAAAACCATTTTTTAGCGAGATTTAG